A region of the Candidatus Dormiibacterota bacterium genome:
GCATGGTGCGCACGTGCGGCATGCGAAGAGTACGTCAAGGCTGAGACGGGTGCGACCAGCCGGAACACGCGGCCCCTCGAGGGCGGACCCACCGCATGCGTTGCGTGCGGCGAACCAGCAAAGGTACGAGCGTATTTTGCCCAGTCGTATTAATCGTATTAAACAGATCGTCGCGTTCCTCGGCGTGCTCGCGATGACCGCAACGGTCGCGCGCGCGCAGATGCCCTCGGTGGCCGATCTGGATGCCCACTCGCGAGCGAGCGGCAATCGGATCGACCTCGCGCAGCGCGTCGGCGACTCAATCTTTCGGACCACGTGGAACGCGCAGGTTATCCACGTTTCGGCAAATTCGGCCGACGGCCACACGGTGATCGGTTTGGCGCTCTCAGGCGTCAAGTTTCACGCGGCCATCACGCGGGCGCAGTTCGTCGCGGAGATCGTCGATTTGGTCCGGCGTTCGTTTGCGGCCGCGCCGCAGGCCGGCGAAGTCGATCTCTGGGCCGACGTGCCGATACCGGTCTTCAAAGGCGAGATCGTGAGCGGCGATCTGGCTAAACCCGCTTGGCGGAACGTGTTCACCATTTCGGCCAGACGCGGTGAGAGTACGGCCAAGCTCGTGCAGCGAATCGATCGGGGTGACGGCGTGTTCTGGGACCAGGAATGGGCCAAGACCGCTTTCAAACAGGGGACATAATGTATCGGAAAACGACCCTGCCGTCGGGTCTTCGCATCATTACGGAAGCCATGCCTGCGGTGCGCTCGGCGAGTATCGGCATTTGGGCCGACGTCGGCTCGTCGAGCGAATCGCGGGAACAGCGCGGCATCTCGCACCTGATCGAACACATGCTCTTTAAGGGCACCGATACGCGCAGCGCGCGCGAGATCGCCGAAGCGATGGACGGCGTGGGCGGTAATCTCAACGCCTTCACCGATAAAGAGACGACCTGTTACTACGCGAAGGTTATGGATCGTCACGTACCGCTCGCGGTCGACGTCCTCTCCGATATGTTTTTGCACTCCACCTTCGATCCGCAGGAACTCGCCAAAGAGCAGAAGGTCGTGCTCGAAGAGATCAAGATGTACGACGACTCGCCCGATGAGTTGATCCACGATCTCTTCCTGCAGACGATGTGGGGCGGCTCGGATCTGGGCGATCCGACGATCGGCTTCGCGTCCACGGTTACCGCGGCCACCTCCGGTGATTTACGCGAACACATGCGCCTTCGCTACGCTCCCAATTCGGTGATTGTGGCCGCGGCCGGCAATATCGACCACGATGCGTTCGTCGATATGGTGAACCGGCAGTTCACCGGATTCGCCGGAGCGTGCGAGCTGCCGCGGGCCGACGCGCCGATCGCTCGCCCCTCGAAACTCGTCCGGCACAAAGAGAGCGAACAAGCCTACGTCGTCGTGGGAGCGCAGGGATTGAGCGTACGCGACGATCGCCGGTACGTGCTCTCGGTATTGGATACGATCTTGGGCGGCGGGATGTCGAGCCGGCTCTTCCAGGAGATTCGCGAGAAGCGCGGCTTGGTCTACACGGTGTACACGTTCCAAGCCGGCTACCGCGCCGCGGGACTCTTCGGCGTCTATGCGGGAACCTCGCCGGAGAACGTGCAGCCGTGCGTCGATGTCATCGCCGAGCAGTTCGCGTTGCTCCGTGACGTCCGCGTGAGCGACGGCGAGCTCCGGCTTGCAAAAGAGCACATCAAAGGGAGCCTGACGCTCTCGCTCGAGTCGACCTCGAGCCGGATGTTGCGCTTGGGCCGAAACGATTTCGTACTCGGCCGGCAAGTAACGCCGGAGGAGATCGAGGAGCGCGTTGAAGCGGTGCAAGCCGAAGAGATTCAAGCCCTCGCGGCCGAGCTGCTGACCGACGACAAGCTCGGATTGTGCATCTTGGGTCCCGTGGACGAATCGGCGATTGCATGGAATCGTGACGCCGCCTAGCCCCGACCCGCACGCGCTGGCCCCGGTCCTATGGTCCGGGCGACTGATCGGCGCCATGGCCATCACGTTCATCGTCCAAGGCCTCACCATCGGCGCCTATGCGGCTCGACTGGCGGGCGTCCAGACGAAACGGATCGCAACGTCGATCTCGCTCTTCAATCTGTTCGTCACGACCTCACGGCTCGCGAACCTGTTCATGGTGTTTTTCATCGGGCCGCTTTCGGACGCGGCCGGGAACGCGGTCGTGAAGTTCCAGAGCGACCCCGCTCTCTCGGCGGCCTGGCAGCACACGTTCGAAGTGCAACTGCGATTGATCGTGCTTGCCGGCACGCTCGGCATGCTCTTCTCGGCGCTGTTGTTGCCGATGTTTACCTATCTGTTCCGGCGCGGCGTCCACTCGTTCGAAGCTCGCGGCTCGGTGCCGCACGCGCTCGCGCAACTCTTCAAGCCTTCGAACTTGCGGGACGTGTTTCGCTCGCAGCGGCTTCCGTCGCTCGCGCAAATCCGGTCTTTCTCGTGGCGCATCCTCCCGCGCCGCCTGCTGATCTTCAATACCCTGGTGATGGGCGTCTATGCGATCGGCGTGCAGGCGTCGTTCCTGGCGTCGGTCTTGGACATCCACGTCGCGCGGACGGCCATCAGCCTCTCGGGCGTCATTAACGGGATCGGCACTATCTGTTTCACGCTCTTCGTCGACCCCACGTCTTCGATGATTACCGACCAGGCTATCCACGGTAAGCGAACCATCGAGGAGGTTCGGTCCATGGTGTTCTATCTTGCGGTGACGGCCATCGTCGGGTCGCTGCTCTCGCAGTTGATCTTCTATCCGGCGGCCGTCGTCATCGAATACGTCGCACGGTTTGCGGGGCATGTACATCTTTAAATTTCGGCCGCTTGCCATTCTTGGGCTTCTCGGGACGCTGGCTTTGACCGGCTGCGCGGGACCGATCGAGCGTTGGATCGTGCAGACGCGCGTCCACCAGGGCGACGTCGCGCTCGAACGCGGAAACCTTGCCGATGCCGAGCTTTCGTATCGCCTGGCGCTACGCGTCGATCCGGCCGACGAAGCCGCCCGCACCGGGTTCGTGCAAGCCGCCGGCGACTACGCCCAGGCCGAGTATGCCAAAGGCCAATTCGATACCGCGCTGACCA
Encoded here:
- a CDS encoding pitrilysin family protein, yielding MYRKTTLPSGLRIITEAMPAVRSASIGIWADVGSSSESREQRGISHLIEHMLFKGTDTRSAREIAEAMDGVGGNLNAFTDKETTCYYAKVMDRHVPLAVDVLSDMFLHSTFDPQELAKEQKVVLEEIKMYDDSPDELIHDLFLQTMWGGSDLGDPTIGFASTVTAATSGDLREHMRLRYAPNSVIVAAAGNIDHDAFVDMVNRQFTGFAGACELPRADAPIARPSKLVRHKESEQAYVVVGAQGLSVRDDRRYVLSVLDTILGGGMSSRLFQEIREKRGLVYTVYTFQAGYRAAGLFGVYAGTSPENVQPCVDVIAEQFALLRDVRVSDGELRLAKEHIKGSLTLSLESTSSRMLRLGRNDFVLGRQVTPEEIEERVEAVQAEEIQALAAELLTDDKLGLCILGPVDESAIAWNRDAA
- a CDS encoding DUF2837 family protein encodes the protein MTPPSPDPHALAPVLWSGRLIGAMAITFIVQGLTIGAYAARLAGVQTKRIATSISLFNLFVTTSRLANLFMVFFIGPLSDAAGNAVVKFQSDPALSAAWQHTFEVQLRLIVLAGTLGMLFSALLLPMFTYLFRRGVHSFEARGSVPHALAQLFKPSNLRDVFRSQRLPSLAQIRSFSWRILPRRLLIFNTLVMGVYAIGVQASFLASVLDIHVARTAISLSGVINGIGTICFTLFVDPTSSMITDQAIHGKRTIEEVRSMVFYLAVTAIVGSLLSQLIFYPAAVVIEYVARFAGHVHL